The following proteins come from a genomic window of Salinivibrio kushneri:
- a CDS encoding methylated-DNA--[protein]-cysteine S-methyltransferase encodes MSTKIYSSPLGPLTLLANKQGLTALYLPNRAPNHIDQIRSQESAAILEQACQQLDEYFAGTRQTFSVPLAPQGTAFQQRVWQALQSIPFGETASYQAISHRIGNPKANQAVGSANGKNPISIIIPCHRIIGRRGQLVGYGGGLTAKRTLLMWEATGKWPDYVSTELIGADPALP; translated from the coding sequence ATGAGCACGAAAATCTACTCTTCCCCGCTAGGGCCATTAACACTGCTGGCCAATAAACAGGGATTAACGGCTCTGTACCTCCCTAATCGCGCACCGAATCACATTGATCAAATCCGTTCGCAAGAAAGCGCCGCTATTCTCGAGCAGGCCTGCCAGCAACTTGATGAGTACTTTGCTGGCACGCGACAGACATTCTCGGTGCCACTTGCACCGCAGGGCACGGCCTTTCAACAGCGTGTATGGCAGGCACTGCAATCCATTCCCTTTGGTGAAACGGCTAGCTATCAAGCGATTTCTCATCGTATTGGTAACCCCAAAGCCAACCAAGCCGTGGGCAGCGCCAATGGCAAAAATCCGATTTCTATTATTATCCCTTGTCACCGGATTATTGGCCGCCGAGGACAGTTGGTCGGCTATGGGGGTGGTTTAACCGCCAAGCGTACCTTGCTGATGTGGGAGGCCACAGGTAAGTGGCCTGATTATGTCTCAACCGAACTGATCGGCGCAGACCCAGCCCTGCCGTAG
- a CDS encoding DUF3010 family protein — translation MRVCAVDLKANEANIVLLDSDNDLFSVPECRAKKITLPSPEAQESIQHFHRTMSKLIEDYQVDKIVIRERQTKGKFAGSSAGFKMEAALQLIEGVDAEVFSSSVMKQTLKRHPIDVNLKELGLKQFQENAFLTACAYCNKDKK, via the coding sequence ATGAGAGTTTGCGCGGTTGATTTAAAAGCTAACGAAGCGAATATTGTGTTACTCGATAGTGACAACGATTTGTTTTCGGTGCCTGAATGTCGAGCCAAGAAAATCACACTGCCCTCGCCAGAAGCCCAAGAAAGCATTCAACATTTCCATCGCACCATGAGCAAACTCATCGAAGATTATCAGGTGGACAAAATCGTTATCCGTGAGCGCCAGACCAAAGGCAAATTTGCAGGGAGCAGTGCCGGCTTCAAAATGGAGGCCGCTCTGCAGCTCATCGAAGGCGTTGACGCGGAAGTTTTCTCCTCCAGCGTGATGAAACAAACGCTAAAACGTCATCCCATCGACGTAAATTTAAAGGAACTAGGCTTAAAGCAGTTTCAGGAAAACGCCTTTCTTACCGCTTGCGCCTATTGTAATAAAGATAAAAAATAG
- the pdsO gene encoding sortase-associated OmpA-like protein PdsO, with translation MDIKKQLTHSVFAVSMFAVATPQGMAASEVERNKQPELIGMGSGAIAGAVVAGPVGAVAGAIIGTVMGQNASYEDLANEQGDTIQTIRGENQSLSRISQKYNEAQLELARLRSAQNQVDDLALAMNIQFRTSSADIEPHFMIQLDELAGFIQQMPNAQWQLAGYADPRGRQGYNQALSERRVQAVKDYLVSVGVDPRQLNTVAYGDSQPLDSQAGNEGFFFDRRVTVSRMAGTQTAQIK, from the coding sequence ATGGATATTAAAAAACAACTGACTCACTCTGTATTTGCCGTTTCAATGTTTGCGGTTGCCACGCCACAAGGGATGGCCGCCAGTGAGGTTGAACGCAATAAACAACCTGAGTTGATCGGGATGGGAAGTGGTGCCATTGCTGGGGCGGTAGTGGCAGGCCCCGTCGGTGCGGTTGCAGGGGCCATTATTGGCACTGTGATGGGGCAAAATGCCAGCTATGAAGACTTGGCCAACGAGCAGGGTGATACGATTCAAACTATCCGAGGCGAGAATCAATCGCTGAGTCGTATTAGCCAAAAATATAATGAGGCGCAGCTTGAGCTGGCGCGTTTGCGCAGTGCGCAGAATCAGGTAGACGATCTTGCCTTAGCGATGAACATTCAGTTTCGCACGAGCTCGGCTGATATTGAGCCGCACTTTATGATCCAGCTTGATGAGCTTGCCGGGTTTATTCAACAAATGCCAAATGCTCAATGGCAACTCGCAGGCTATGCCGATCCAAGAGGGCGTCAAGGCTATAACCAAGCGCTATCGGAACGTCGTGTGCAAGCAGTAAAAGATTATCTGGTATCGGTGGGTGTTGATCCGCGTCAGCTCAATACGGTGGCGTATGGAGACAGTCAGCCATTGGATAGCCAAGCGGGTAATGAGGGTTTTTTCTTTGACCGTCGCGTGACGGTAAGCCGTATGGCGGGGACGCAAACCGCTCAAATTAAGTAG
- a CDS encoding GNAT family N-acetyltransferase — protein MIRQATDKDIDTISQLCARCQSDEIDKRQMRRHIKHLLNQDLVSVSVAELCGLVAGVVVCQVIPQLGLSGHMGRISTIIVDEPFRDMTLGRQLLMAAEHALMAKGCDHIEVVPSYQKDDAQSFYIHCGFHLTPERLVKPLAA, from the coding sequence ATGATAAGGCAAGCTACTGATAAAGATATCGATACAATTAGCCAACTCTGCGCCCGTTGCCAGTCAGATGAGATAGATAAACGTCAGATGCGGCGCCACATCAAGCACTTACTCAATCAGGACTTGGTGTCAGTGAGCGTGGCCGAGCTGTGCGGTTTGGTGGCGGGTGTGGTGGTCTGTCAAGTGATCCCACAATTGGGTTTGTCAGGCCACATGGGGCGCATTAGTACCATTATTGTTGATGAACCGTTCCGCGATATGACCTTGGGCCGTCAACTGCTTATGGCTGCCGAGCACGCACTGATGGCAAAAGGATGTGATCACATTGAAGTGGTTCCAAGCTACCAAAAAGATGACGCACAAAGTTTTTATATACACTGTGGTTTTCATCTGACCCCAGAACGCCTGGTCAAACCGCTTGCCGCGTGA
- the pdsS gene encoding proteobacterial dedicated sortase system histidine kinase, with the protein MIARLRPFARRVWQHLAGIRTKIVVLSSFLLLLPYLGYQYVWEMETVLRQGQEQTLMGTARAFAMGMNDRPSLFSYRDTPSQLDPGKDLHAFRLNHPITLDGDLDDWQRDRHHQRLYQRDGLIFNQRPYHSDQLALSVLTGSNTYSVYFGLNVTDATPTPAQKKGDITSQDHVIIALTSPQGAFYRVAISQARNSDNAHITHLANGLPKLADETSTEGPAQPLPIAAKWQTTDQGYSIEVKLPATWVGQQLALAYYDRGNGFERPLNAIIGSASTRSPTTLGSFMMPSAAIQSLVERMNNDASRVWVVDKHSRVLAKDGDIQTSNGVWQPQSPSHQSEGLIPWITDTLLRPWYDRLLVTPPDHFIDAMQQASIYQGVQAQQALQGRPYAGWRSSDDNQAMILSAAYPIWLDDHVAGAVIVEETTNGIRSLRNDALETLFSVMLAVICTGVLLLLLFGSHIAKRLRRLQHEADHAIDSQGRVTGHITTTHSHDEIGRLSRTMADMVSRIAGYNHYLEAMSSRLSHELRTPIAVVRSSLENMAYTQENPEQLTYINRAQDGVHRLAGILSTLTEATRLEQSFDNADKETVNLNALLEGCTQGYQFAYPDKAFTLSLPHHTVEVLGVPDYLAQLLDKLVSNAVEFDDGTAPISLTLSQDAHQAAMTVSNHGPLLPEHMREQLFNSMVSVRPEGHSADKPHLGLGLYIARLIADFHQADLVADNRPQQDGVTLSLIWPHT; encoded by the coding sequence ATGATCGCTAGGTTACGCCCATTTGCGCGTCGCGTATGGCAACATCTAGCTGGGATCCGCACCAAAATAGTGGTGCTATCGAGCTTTTTGCTGCTGCTGCCCTATCTGGGGTATCAATATGTGTGGGAGATGGAAACCGTATTACGGCAAGGGCAAGAGCAAACCCTGATGGGCACCGCACGCGCCTTTGCCATGGGAATGAATGACCGGCCCAGCTTGTTTTCCTATCGAGACACTCCCTCTCAGCTCGACCCAGGAAAAGATCTGCACGCGTTTCGCCTCAATCACCCGATAACCTTGGACGGTGACTTGGACGATTGGCAGCGCGATCGCCATCATCAGCGCCTCTATCAGCGTGATGGCCTGATTTTTAATCAACGCCCCTACCACAGCGACCAATTAGCGTTGTCAGTGCTCACCGGCAGCAATACCTATTCTGTTTATTTCGGTCTCAATGTCACCGATGCTACCCCCACACCGGCCCAGAAAAAGGGGGATATCACCAGCCAAGACCACGTGATTATCGCGCTCACGTCACCCCAGGGGGCGTTTTATCGCGTCGCGATAAGCCAGGCCCGCAATAGCGATAATGCCCACATTACTCATCTCGCCAATGGGCTGCCCAAGCTGGCCGATGAGACCTCGACCGAAGGCCCCGCTCAGCCTTTACCCATCGCGGCAAAATGGCAAACTACAGACCAAGGCTACAGCATTGAAGTGAAACTTCCGGCAACATGGGTGGGTCAGCAATTAGCCCTCGCCTATTACGATCGCGGCAATGGTTTCGAGCGGCCACTCAACGCCATCATTGGCAGTGCTTCAACGCGCTCGCCCACGACACTTGGCAGCTTTATGATGCCCTCTGCCGCAATCCAATCTCTGGTTGAACGAATGAATAACGATGCGTCACGGGTTTGGGTCGTCGACAAGCACAGTCGCGTGCTCGCCAAGGATGGCGATATTCAAACCTCTAATGGCGTTTGGCAACCTCAGTCACCTTCACACCAATCAGAGGGTTTGATCCCCTGGATAACTGATACACTGCTACGCCCCTGGTATGACCGCTTACTCGTGACACCACCCGATCACTTCATCGACGCCATGCAGCAAGCCTCTATTTACCAGGGTGTCCAGGCACAGCAAGCGTTGCAAGGACGGCCTTATGCGGGTTGGCGCAGTTCGGACGATAACCAAGCGATGATCTTATCGGCTGCCTACCCAATCTGGCTCGACGACCATGTCGCCGGTGCGGTGATCGTCGAAGAGACCACCAACGGCATTCGCAGTTTACGTAATGACGCATTGGAAACCCTCTTTTCAGTCATGCTTGCAGTGATTTGCACTGGCGTGCTGTTACTGCTCTTATTTGGATCCCATATCGCCAAGCGTTTACGCCGCCTCCAGCACGAGGCCGATCATGCAATCGATAGCCAAGGCCGGGTCACAGGGCACATCACCACCACGCATAGCCATGATGAGATTGGTCGGCTGTCACGCACTATGGCTGATATGGTCAGCCGAATTGCCGGCTATAACCACTATTTGGAAGCCATGAGCTCGCGGTTATCCCACGAGCTACGTACGCCGATTGCGGTGGTTCGCTCCTCGCTCGAGAATATGGCCTACACGCAGGAAAACCCAGAGCAATTGACCTACATTAATCGCGCGCAAGATGGGGTTCATCGTCTCGCGGGGATTTTGTCGACGTTAACCGAAGCCACACGCCTAGAGCAGAGCTTTGATAATGCTGACAAGGAAACGGTCAATCTCAATGCCTTGCTGGAAGGGTGTACCCAAGGCTACCAATTCGCTTATCCAGATAAGGCTTTTACCTTAAGCCTTCCCCATCACACTGTAGAAGTGTTGGGGGTTCCCGACTACCTTGCGCAGTTGCTAGACAAGCTTGTGTCCAACGCCGTGGAGTTTGATGATGGGACCGCGCCTATCTCACTGACGCTGTCACAAGATGCCCATCAGGCAGCCATGACAGTAAGCAATCACGGTCCATTGCTCCCCGAACATATGCGCGAGCAACTGTTTAACTCTATGGTCAGTGTCCGCCCTGAAGGCCACAGCGCAGACAAACCTCACCTTGGCTTAGGGCTGTATATCGCACGGCTGATTGCTGACTTTCATCAAGCCGATCTTGTCGCTGATAATCGGCCACAGCAAGATGGAGTGACACTGTCACTTATATGGCCTCATACGTAG
- the pdsR gene encoding proteobacterial dedicated sortase system response regulator, which produces MKHIAIVEDDAAIRENYADVIRRQGYQVHTYQDRPSAQAAFEQQLPDLAIIDIGLGSEIDGGFALCQSLRALSATVPIIFLTARDSDIDTVVGLRMGADDYLTKDVSLPHLMARIAALFRRSDLLAQTPSKEDKRLHCGPLYLDLDRMRVYWHETLIDLTVTEFWMVHALVKRPGHVKSRQALMDEAHAVVDDSTITSHIKRIRKKFMVVDSQFDCISTVYGMGYRWDEASA; this is translated from the coding sequence ATGAAACACATCGCGATAGTGGAAGATGATGCGGCGATCCGAGAAAACTACGCCGATGTTATCCGCCGCCAGGGTTACCAAGTCCACACCTACCAAGACCGGCCCAGCGCGCAGGCGGCCTTTGAGCAGCAATTGCCCGATCTGGCGATCATCGATATTGGTTTAGGGAGTGAAATCGATGGAGGGTTTGCCCTTTGCCAATCCCTCCGCGCCTTGTCGGCGACGGTGCCGATTATATTCCTCACCGCTCGCGACAGTGATATTGATACCGTGGTCGGTCTGAGAATGGGCGCGGATGACTATCTCACCAAGGATGTGTCTTTGCCGCACTTAATGGCACGTATTGCAGCATTATTCCGACGCTCTGATCTATTGGCACAAACACCCTCAAAGGAAGATAAGCGTCTCCATTGCGGCCCGCTGTACCTCGATCTCGATCGGATGCGCGTCTATTGGCATGAAACGCTTATTGACCTCACCGTGACCGAATTTTGGATGGTGCACGCCCTCGTAAAACGACCCGGGCATGTTAAAAGCCGTCAAGCACTCATGGATGAAGCACACGCGGTGGTGGATGACAGCACTATCACCTCACACATTAAGCGTATTCGCAAAAAGTTTATGGTCGTTGATAGCCAATTTGACTGTATTAGTACGGTTTATGGCATGGGGTATCGCTGGGACGAGGCATCAGCATGA